AGCTCGTCGAAGGCGACGAAGTGCTGTTCACTTTTCAGATCATCGGCACGGCAGCGAACGCCGCCGTGCAGAAATATCTGAACGGCAAGAAGGTGCCGCAATTGCTGGCCTCGACCGGCGCCGCGCGCTTCAACGATCCCCAGAACTATCCCTGGACCATCGCCTACAATCCCAACTACGTGTCCGAGGGCCGCATCTACGCCAAATACATTCTCAAGGAGCATCCCAACGCCAAGATCGGCGTGCTCTACCAGAACGACGACATGGGCCGCGACTATCTCGCGGGGCTCAAGAGCGGCCTCGGCGACAAGGCCGCCAGCATGGTCGTCGGCGAGGTCTCCTACGAGGTCACAGACCCGACGGTCGACTCCCAGGTGGTCAAGCTGAAGTCGATGGGCGTCGACGTGTTCTTCGATGCTTCGACGCCGAAATTCGCGGCACAGGCGATCAAGAAGCTCGCCGACCTCGGCTGGACGCCGGTTCATATTCTCGACATCAATGCGAGCCCGATCTCGGCGACGCTGAAGCCGGCCGGCCTCGATATCTCCAAGGGCATCATCTCGACCCAATATGGCAAGGAGCCCAGCGATCCCCAGTGGAAGGACGATCCCGGCGTGAAGGCCTTCTTCGCCTTCATGGACAAGTATTTCCCGGAAGGCGACAAGCTCAACACCGTCAACACCTACGCCTATTCGGTGGCCGAGCTGCTGACGCAGGTGCTCAAGCAATGCGGTGACGATCTGACGCGTGAGAACATCATGAGGCAGGTCGCCAACATCAAGGACTTCACGCCGAGCTTCGCGCTGCCCGGCATCAAGATCAACACCGGGCCCAACGACTTCCGCGTCAACAAGCAGATGCAGATGATGAAGTTCAACGGCGAACGATGGGAGCTGTTCGGACCCATCATCGAGGATTCCGGACCCGCGGGTTGAAGTCTCGTAGGGTGGGTTGGCCGAAGGCGTAACCCACCACTGCTCCGATCCACAGAGTCAAAAGAGGTGGGTTACGCCCCGTGCACTGCGCTTCGCGCGGTCCACGGAGCTAACCCACCCTACGAACGGCTTGTCTCCGCACACCTTGCGTTGCAACACCCGTTCCTCCACACTCCCCCTCAGCGATGGCACGGGACGCGCAAGCGCGCGCCGAGAGATCATCGGCAATAACAACTGAGGGAATTGCGAATGAGGAATGGAAAGCTGCATCTGGCCACGGCGCTCGCTCTGGCGCTGTCGATTTCAGCGGCCAATGCCCAGAAAAAATATGATCCGGGCGCCAGTGACACCGAGATCAAGATCGGACAGACCATGCCGTTCTCGGGGCCGGCGTCGGCCTATTCGTCGATCGGCAAGACGCAGGCCGCCTATTTCAAGATGATCAACGACCAGGGCGGCGTCAACGGCCGCAAGATCAATCTGATCCAGTACGACGACGCCTATTCGCCGCCGAAGGCCGTGGAGCAGATCCGCAAGCTGGTCGAGAGCGACGAGGTGCTGCTGACCTTCCAGATCATCGGCACGCCGGTGAACGCGGCCGTGCAGAAATATCTCAACGCCAAGAAGGTGCCGCAGCTGTTCGCGGCGACCGGTGCATCGCGGTTCACGGACCCCAAGAACTTCCCGTGGACCATGGGCTTCAATCCCAACTACTTCGTCGAGGGCCGCATCTACGGCCAGTACATCCTGAAGGAGCATCCCAACGCCAAGATCGGCGTGCTCTACCAGAACGACGACCTCGGCAAGGACTATCTGAACGGCATCAAGGCCGGCCTCGGCGACAAGGCTGCCAAGATGATCGTGACTGAAGCCTCCTACGAGGTGTCCGATCCCACCGTCGACTCGCAGATCCTCAAGATCAAGGATGCCGGCGCCGATTTGTTCTTCAGTGCGAGCACGCCGAAGCAGGCCGCGCAGGCGATCAAGAAGATCGCCGAAATGGGCTGGCATCCGGTCCAGATCGTCGACATCAACGCGACCTCGGTCGGCGCGGTGCTGAAGCCCGCAGGCCTTGACGCCGCCAAGGGCCTGATCAGCGTCAATTACGGCAAGGAACCGCTCGATCCGACCTGGAAGGACGATGCCGGCCTGAAGAAGTATTTCGACTTCATGGCGAAGTACTATCCCGACGGCGACAAGGACTCGAACTTCAACACCTACGGCTACAGCACGGCACAGCTGCTGGTGCATGTGCTGAAGCAGTGCGGTGACGATCTGACCCGTGAGAACGTCATGAAGCAGGCGGCCTCGGTGAAGGACTTCGCCACCGACACCGCACTGCCCGGCATCAAGGTCAACACCTCGCCGACCGACTACCGCGTCAACAAGCAGCTTCAGATGATGAAGTTCAACGGCGAGCGCTGGGAGCTGTTCGGCCCGATCCTGGAGGATTCGGCTCCCGCGGGTTAGTTCTCGGAAATAGCGGACTCAACGACGTCATGCCCGGGCTTGTCCCGCCTGCGCGGCCGAAGCCGCTTCGGCGCGGCGAAGGCCCGGGCATCCACGTTCTTGGGACGCAAAGAAGGGCGTGGATGGCCGGGTCAAGCCCGGCCATCACGGTTGTAAGGGATTCGCGCCACAGCATTCAGGCCGGTATCTCCCCAAAGTTCTTGCCCACCGGCAGCACGGCATGCCGGATCAGGCGCGAATCCTCCACCGCGGCCTGGCGGTGCTTGACCGCCTCGCGATAGACGGGATCGCGGATCATCTCGACGAAGGCTCCAACGCTCGGGTATTCGGCGATGAAGCAATGGTCCCAGCGCTCGTCCTGCGGGCCGATCAGCATCAGCTCGAATTTGCCCTGCCAGACGATGCGGCCGCCGAGGCGTTCGAACACCGGGCCGCTCTCGCGGCCATAGGCCGCGTAGGCTTCCGCGCCGCTCGCCTTGCGGCCGTCCGGGTAGGCCGCCTCCTCGCGCAACCGCACCAAATTGAGCATGTGGATCGGGCCCGGGCGGTTATTGTCCCGGAACTGCGCGAAGATGTCCTTGGTCGGATCGATATGGCCCATGTGGGTTTCCTCTGCGTGTTGTCTCGGGTTTTGTGCCGGCGATCCTAGCTCCGTCGTGCCATCAGCGGAACTGCGGCGGGCGAATGCCGCACCTCCTAATCGTGCGTTAACGTCGGGGTAACCGGGCCTTAAACAGCGACCGCTAGCGTGCGGCGGGGCAGGCTGACCGGGCGTATTGCGTATGGCGTGGGGAAAGAAAAAGGGTGGGCGGAAGGAGCCGCTGTTCGGCTTGCCCGCGGCGCTCGCCGATCTGCGCCTGACCCCGGCGGATCGCATTCCCGGCGGCGAGAACAAGCCGAAGAAATCGACGAAATCACCCGCCAAGCGCAAGAGCGACGATTCCAACGACGAGCCGCCGCGCGAGCGGAAGGCACCGGCCAGCCGCAGCGGCGCCAAACGCCGGTCGAAGTCCCGCATCGGCGCCAGCCTCGGCCGCATGGTCTATTGGGGCGCGGTGCTCGGCCTGTGGGGCGCCATCGCGGTGATCGGCGTCGTGATCTATGTCGGCGCGCATCTGCCGCCGATCCAGTCGCTGGAAATCCCCAAGCGCCCGCCGACGATCCAGATCGTCGGCATCGACGGCAGCATTCTGGCGCAACGCGGCGAGATGGCCGGCGCCAATATCGCGCTGAAGGATTTGCCGCCGTATCTGCCCAAGGCCTTCATCGCCATCGAGGACCGCCGCTTCTATTCGCATTTCGGCATCGACCCCGTCGGCATCCTGCGCGCCCTCGTCACCAACGTCATGCATCGCGGCGTCTCGCAGGGCGGCTCGACGCTGACGCAGCAGCTCGCCAAGAACCTGTTCCTGACCCAGGAGCGCACCGTACAGCGCAAGCTGCAGGAGGTGGAGCTCGCGATCTGGCTCGAGCGCAAGCATTCCAAGGACGAGATCCTGGAGCTCTATCTCAACCGCGTCTATTTCGGCTCCGGCGCCTACGGCGTCGAAGCTGCCGCGCAAAGATATTTCGGCAAGTCGGCGAAGAACGTCACAATCGCCGAGGCGGCGATGCTGGCCGGCCTCGTCAAGTCGCCCTCGCGCCTCGCGCCGAACCGCAATCCCGAAGGCGCCGAAGCGCGCGCACAGATCGTGCTTGCGGCGATGGCGGATGCGAAATTCATCACCGATGCGCAGGCGCAGGCCTCGATCGGCCATCCCTCGTACAATGTGAAGCCGGTCGGCGCCGGCACGATCAACTACGTTGCCGACTGGATCGGCGAGGTGCTGGACGATCTGGTCGGCCAGATCGACGAGAGCATCAAGGTCGAAACCACGATCGATCCGAAGCTGCAGAGCGTGGCGGAGGCCGCCATCATCGACGAGCTCGCGGCCAAGAGCGTGAAGTTCAATGTCAGCCAGGGCGCGCTGGTGGCGATGACGCCCGATGGCGCGGTGCGCGCCATGGTCGGCGGACGGAACTATGCCGAGAGCCAGTACAACCGCGCCGTGACCGCAAAGCGCCAGCCGGGCTCTTCGTTCAAGCCGTTCGTCTACCTGACCGCGCTCGAGCAGGGCCTGACGCCCGACACGATGCGCCAGGACGCGCCGATCGAGGTCAAGGGCTGGAAGCCTGAGAACTACACCCATGAATATTTCGGCGCGGTGTCGCTGACGCAGGCGCTGGCGATGTCGCTCAACACCGTCGCGATCCGCCTCGGCCTCGAGGTCGGGCCGAAGAATGTGGTGCGCACCGCCCACCGGCTCGGCATCTCCTCCAAGCTCGAACCCAACGCGTCGATCGCGCTCGGCACGTCGGAAGTTTCGGTCGTCGAGCTGGTCGGCGCCTATGCACCCTTCGCCAATGGCGGCCTCGCGGTCACGCCGCATGTCGTGACGCGGATCAAGACGCTCAGCGGCAAGCTGCTCTACATGCGCCAGCCAGAGGAGCGTAACCAGGTCGTCGATCCCCGCTATGTCGGCATGATGAACGCGATGATGCGGGAGACGCTTGTTTCAGGCACCGCCAAGAAGGCGGAGATCCCGGGCTGGCCGGCCGCCGGCAAGACCGGCACCAGCCAGGATTATCGCGACGCCTGGTTCATCGGCTACACCGCCAACCTCGTCACCGGCGTCTGGCTCGGCAATGACGATAATTCGCCGACCAAGAAGGCCACAGGCGGCGGCTTGCCGGTGGAAGTCTGGTCGCGCTTCATGAAGACGGCGCACGAAGGCGTGCCGGTGGCGGCGCTGCCGAGCACACAAGGCGGCTGGGGCCTGTCGAACCTCGCGCAGGCGGCATCGCAGGTATCGCCGCCGACGCCGGCTGCGCCCGGACCGGCGGTTGCCAACAACGGCGGCTATCGCCCGCCGCCGACGCGCGCCAATGCGCGGCCGGAGGCTGCCGCAGGGCTCGATGGCTGGCTGATGGACCGGCTGTTTGGCGGAAATCGATAGGCTTGGGTAAAGGGCATTCAGCCCCTCAGAGCAAAAAGTGCGAAAACAACCCCATGCACAGTAGACGAGGATAGCAAAATCAAAGGCTTGCGCGGGCGGTGTTGTGGGGAACGAACCTCGCGCCGCGCGCCCGCCGTCATTCCCCGCGAAGGCGGGGAATCCAGTACGCCGCGGCGCATCGGTTCAACAATAACGCGTGGTGGAATACTGGATCGCCCGCCTTCGCGGGCGATGACAGCTTCCTGAATGGCGAGGCCCTAATCCTCGACCCCGTACCGGTGCAGATCATTGCCGTAGGTGTCGAGCCACTTCTTGGCGCGCTCCATCGAGGGACATACCTTGCCGCAGACGCGCCAGAACTTCGCCGAATGGTTCATCTCGACGAGATGGGCGACTTCGTGCGCGGCAAGGTAGTCGAGCACGAAGGGCGGCGCGAGGATCAGGCGCCAGGAGAACGACAGCGAGCCGGCCGAGGTGCAGGAACCCCAGCGGCTGGACTGATCGCGGATCGAGAGCCGCTTGACCTTGACACCGAGTTCGGCGGCGTAAGCCTCCGACGAACGCTGCAGATCGTGGCGCGCCTCGCGCTTGAGGAAGTCACTGACGCGGCGATCGACATGCTCGAGACCGCCGGCGACGCAGAGAATTTTTTCACCGCTGTCGCGCGTCTCGGTCCACACGGTACCGCGCGTGCCGGCGCGATGAACGATGCGATGCGGCGTGCCACGAAGCGGTATCACCGTGCCCGGCTGGAACGGCGCGGCCTTCGGCAAGCGGCCGAGGCGCGCGGCGATCCAGGCACCGTGGCGCTGCGCGAAGTCTTTGGCCTCGGCCAGCGTGCCGCGCGGCGGCATGGTGAGGATGGCTTCGCGATCGCTCGGATGAATTCTCAGCGTGTAACGGCGCGCGCGTCGGTGCCGCCGCAATCGGATGGCAAAATATTGCGATCCGTGGGTGATCAGGACGGTCTTCGGTTCGTGGGGACGCCGATAGAGGAGAGCGCGAGTGGCCATGTCTGTCAGTCCGGGGAGCAAGAGTTCGCCCGGATTCTGCCATAACCGCCGCCAGGGAAAGCGCTCGGCGCAAAAACAAATCATTTGCCCAATATACAGGGGTCTGGCGTCCGGGAGACCCTACAGACTGGGGTCGGAACCGGGTTTTTTCGCCCCCGCTGGACGCATGCGGCACCCCCAAGGGGTGAGGACAGACTCACTCCTATAAAGCTACCTAAATACCTCGAATCTGAAGGGAACCAGGCCCGGATGGAGACCCCTGCGGGACCCGATTTTCGACGGGAAAGCCGAAAAAGAAAAGTTATTCGGCCGCGCGAGCCTGCAACGAGCTCGGATTCGCCGCCGAAACCATGAAGTCGTGAATGCGCGGCACGATTTCCGACCTGAAGCGTGAGCCGTTGAAGACGCCGTAATGTCCGACGCCCTTCTGCACGTAATGAACGCGGCGATGATCGGGGATCGAGTTGCACAATGTGTGCGTCGCTTCGGTCTGACCGAGACCGGAGATGTCGTCGTTCTCGCCTTCGACCGTCATCAACGCCACACGCGTGACCTTGGAGGGATCGACAAGTGTTCCGCGATGGGCCATCTCGCCCTTCGGCAGCGAATGCTTCACGAACACGGTGTCGACCGTCTGCAGGTAATATTCGGCGGAGAGGTCCATGACCGCGAGATATTCGTCATAGAACTCGCGATGCTTGTCGACGAGGTCGCCGTCGCCCTTCACCAAATGGGCGAAGAGCTGCTTGTGGGCGTCCATGTGGCGGTCGAGATTCATGCTGATGAAGCCGTTGAGCTGCAGGAATCCCGGATAGACGTCGCGCATCATGCCCGGATGCGGGAACGGCACCTTGGTGATGACGTGGTTGCGGAACCAGTCGATGCCGCGCTCCTGGGCGAGATTGTTCACCGCAGTCGGATTGCGGCGGGTGTCGATCGGACCGCCCATCAGCGTCATCGAGGTCGGCACGAACGGGTCGCGCTTGGCTTCCATGACCGAGACGGCAGCGACGACCGGCACGGAGGGCTGGCACACCGCCAGCACATGCGTGTTGCCGCCGAGGACGTGCAGCATCTCGATGACGTAGTCGATGTAATCGTCGAGATCGAAGCGGCCATCGGCCAGCGGCACCATGCGGGCGTCGGCCCAGTCAGTGATGTAGACCTCATGGGCGGGCAGGAACGCCTCGACCGTGCCGCGGAGCAGCGTCGCATAATGGCCGGACATCGGCGCCACGATCAGCACGCGCGGCTGCGGACTGCGCAGCGGGCGGGTGAACTTGCGATCGAAATAGAGCAGCCGGCAGAACGGCTTTTCCCAGACCGAGCGAACCTCGACGGGGACGCGGATGCCGTTGACCTCGGTGTCGTCGAGGCCCCATTCCGGCTTGCCGTAACGGCGCGTGGTGCGCTCGAACAATTCGCAGGCCGCGGCAACCGACTTGCCGACTTCGGTGCGCGCCCAGGGATTGAGAGGATTCTGAAACAGCAGCTTGGTCGCGTCAGTGACCGCGCGTGCCGGATTGAGAGAGGCGTGCGCCATCTCGTACATCCAGTACATCGGCGTCGTCAGGACCGGACTGCCTTCAGCCGCCAGGGGCGGCGCGCCGCCAAACTCACCAATAGGCATCGCTATATCCTTCTTCGCATCGCAGCATACTGCCGAATGCGTAATATTGCGTCAATGCATGGTTCCGTACATCTACGTAGCGAAAACGGTTAAACCGGCCTGAATCCACGATAAAGCGACTTTATTCGCCACCGGACAGCAGCGAGCCATGCCGCTTGGCGCTGCGCAAAAGGGCAAGGAATGCCCAAAAAGAAGCTCCCAGCAAAGCTGCATTGATGGCCAACGCATCCAGCATCAGATCGATCCGGAAGGTTCGCTCGATCAGCAGCGCGCGCATCCCTTCGAACACGTAAGTCGGCGGCAGCGCCCAGGCGATGGTTTGCAGCCAGACCGGCAACACGCTGACGGGATAGTAGACGCAGGCGAGCGGCAGGATCGCGAACATCAAGGTCCAGACGATGCTCTCGGCGCCGAGGCCGTTTCTCAGTACGAGCCCCGACACGAAAATGCCGACCGACCAGCTCGTGAAGATCAGGTTGCAGAAGAACGCGATCAGCGGCAGGCCGAGGCCGTAGACATTGAAGTGAAACATGACCAGCGCGAGCAAGGTCATCGGAATGATCCCGATCGCAAGCCGGATCAGGCTCATGACCATCAGCGACAGCAGAAACTCGATCGGCCTCAAGGGGCTCATCATGAGGTTGCCGATGTTGCGTGCCCACATCTCCTCCAGGAACGAGATGGAGAAGCCGAGCTGCCCGCGGAACAGGATGTCCCAGAGGATGACGGCACCGATCAGCGTGCCGCCGGCACGCGCGAAGAAATTGGAATTCTCGGCGATGTAGTACTGGATGAAGCCCCAGGTGATGACCTGCAGCGCCGGCCAGTACAGCAGCTCCAGCAGCCGCGGCCAGGACGACATCAGGAGGTACCAGTAGCGCAGGATCATCGCGCCGATGCGATGCACGGAGATGCCGCGGTGGAGGGAGAGGTCGGTCATCGGGGGTGCCCGTAGCCCGGATGGAGCGCAGCGCGATCCGGGGCGCGGCAACAGCCACAAACACCGGCGTCATCCTGAGGTGCAAACCTTGCATCGCAAGGGTTGCCTCGAAGGATGGGCAGCGCACGCTTGCGGCTCATCCTTCGAGGCGCGCAAAGGGCGCGCACCTCAGGATGACGTTTGTGGGCGCGGATAGAGCTTTCATATAGGGACGCCCTCACCTCACCGCCTCCTTCGCACCGTTCACCCGGCCGCGCGCCACATCCAGAAACACCTCTTCCAGCGTGGTACGGTTGTAGCGCGCCATGATCATCTCCGGCGTGTCGTCGGGGTTGCCCGTAGCCCGGATGGAGCGCGGCGCGATCCCGGGCGCGGCGCCAGCCACAAGCACCGGCGTCATCCTGAGGTGCGCGCCCTTCGCGCGCCTCGAAGGATGGGCCACAAGCTTGCGCTGCCCATCCTTCGAGGCAAACCTTGCGATGCAAGGTTTGCACCTCAGGATGACGTTTGTGGGCGCGGATAGAGCAATCATAGAGAGGCCCGCTCATCGTGTCGCCTCCTTCGCACCGTTCACCCGGCCGCGGGCGACGTCCAGAAACACCTCTTCCAGCGTGGTACGGTTGTAGCGCGCCATGATCATCTCCGGCGTGTCGTCGGGATTGCCCGTAGCCCGGCTGGAGCGCGGCGCGATCCGGGGCGCGGCACCAGCCACAAGCACCGGCGTCATCCTGAGGTGCGCGTCTTGCGATGCGTAGCGCATCGCAAGACTTGCCTCGAAGGATGGGCAGCGCACACTTGCGGCTCATCCTTCGAGGCGCGCAAAGGGCGCGCACCTCAGGATGACGGTTGTGGGCGCGGATAGAGCAATCATAGAGAGGCCCGCTCACCTCACCGCCTCCTTCGCACCGTTCACCCGGCCGCGCGCGACGTCCAGAAACACCTCTTCCAGAGTGATACGGTTGTAGCGCGCCATGATCATCTCCGGCGTGTCGTCGGGGTTGCCTGTAGCCCGGATGGAGCGCAGCGCGATCGGGGGCGCGGCGCCAGCCACAAGCACCGGCGTCATCCTGAGGTGCAGGTCTTGCGATGCGTAGCGCATCGCAAGACTTGCCTCGAAGGATGGGCAGCGCACGCTTGCGGCCCATCCTTCGAGGCGCGCAAAGGGCGCGCACCTCAGGATGACGGTTGTGGGCGCGGATAGAGCAAACATAGAGAGACCCGCTCATCGTGTCGCCTCCTTCGCACCGTTCACCCGGCCGCGCGCCACGTCCAGAAACACCTCTTCCAGCGTGGTCCGGTTGTAGCGCGCCATGATCATCTCCGGCGTGTCGTCGGGGTTGCCTGTAGCCCGGATGGAGCGCAGCGCGATCGGGGGCGCGGCGCCAGCCACAAGCACCGGCGTCATCCTGAGGTGCAGGTCTTGCGATGCGTAGCGCATCGCAAGACTTGCCTCGAAGGATGGGCAGCGCACGCTTGCGGCTCATCCTTCGAGGCGCGCAAAGGGCGCGCACCTCAGGATGACGGTTGTGGGCGCGGATAGAGCTTTCATATAGGGACGCCCTCACCTCACCGCCTCCTTCGCACCGTTCGTCCGGCCGCGGGCGACGTCCAGAAACACCTCTTCCAGCGTGGTTCTGTTGTAGCGCGCCATGATCGCCTCCGGCGTGTCGTCGTCCTCGATGCGGCCGCGCTTCATGATGATGACGCGGTCGCAGAGCCGCTCGACCTCGAGCATGTTGTGCGAAGCCAGGAGGATGGTGGCGTTGTTGTCGCGGCGATAACGCTCCAGATGCGCCCGCACCCAATCGGCGGTATCCGGGTCGAGCGAGGCGGTGGGCTCGTCCAGCAGCAACAGCTCGGGCCGGTTGATCAGCGCCTTCGCCAGCGCGACGCGGGTCTTCTGCCCGGCCGAGAGCTTGCCGTTGGCGCGGTCCATGAACTCGGTGAGATCGAGATCGTCCGCGAGCGCGGCGATGCGCTCCGACAGGTTCTTCACCGCATAGAGCTTGCCGAACACGGTGAGGTTCTGCCGCACCGTGAGCCGCATCGGCATGTCGACATAGGGGCTCTCGAAGTTCATCCGCCCCAGCACGGAAGCGCTCTCCTCGGGCATCCCATGACCGAGCACCTGCACGCGGCCGGAGGTCGGCAGCACCAGGCCCATGATCATCGCGATGGTCGTGGTCTTGCCGGCGCCGTTGCCGCCCAGAAGCCCGGTGATGCTGCCGCGCGGCAGCGAAAAGGAAATGTCGTCGACGGCGCGGGTCTGCTTGTAGATCTTGACGAGGTGTTCGACCGCGATCGCCGCGGATGAGCTGTGCTCCGCGACAGTCGGCCGACTTGAAGCCTTGCCATTCTCGGTCATGCTGGTGGTTCTTCTGCTATTGCAGCGGATAGCGCAAGGCTTGTAATCCGGTGGTTCCGAAGCCCAGCGTCTGTGATCCTGGAAGGCACCGCCACATTGGCCGATATGACTGAAATTGCTGCTTCCGACTTCCGCCCTGCGCAGCGGCATATCCGCCTGGACACGATCCTGCGGCTGCGCTGGCTGGCGGTGCTGGGCCAGCTCGCCGCGATCTTCATCGTGGCGCAGGGGTTGGAATTCAACGTCGAGATCGTCCCTTGCGTCAGCATCATCGCCTTGTCGGCGGCACTCAATCTGGCGCTGCAGACCGCGGCCAACCCGATGCAGCGGCTGGAGCCGATGCAGGCGGCCGGACTGCTGGCGCTGAACATCGTGGAACTGGCCGGTCTGCTGTACTTTACCGGCGGGCTGCAGAACCCGTTCTCGTTCCTGTTCCTCGCGCCCGTCCTGATCTCGGCCACGGCGCTGCCGGCCCGCGTCACCTTCGGCCTCGGCCTGCTCGCCGTTGCCTGCGCCTCGGTCCTGTTCTTCTTCCATTTGCCGCTGCCCTGGGATTCCGACGATCCCCTGGTGCTGCCGCCGATCTATCTGGTCGGCGTCTGGCTCTCGATCGTGCTCGCGATCGGCGTCACCAGCCTCTACTCGTTCCAGGTAACGGAAGAGTCGCGCAAGCTCGCGGACGCGCTGGCCGCAACCGAGCTGGTGCTGACGCGCGAGCAGCATCTGACCCAGCTCGACGGCCTTGCCGCTGCAGCCGCGCACGAGCTCGGCACGCCGCTGGCAACGATCTTCCTGATCTCGCGCGAGCTGGAAAAGACGGTCAAGGACGCCAGCTTTGCCGCCGACCTGAAGACGCTGCGCGAGCAGACCCAGCGCTGCCGCGACATCTTGAGCAAGATCACCCAGCTCTCCACCGACGCGCCGTTCGACCGCATGAAGCTGTCGGAGCTGATCGAGGAAGTGGTGGCCCCGCACCGCGATTTCGGCGTCGAGATCAAGGTGCGGATCGCGGTCGCCGCCGTGTCCGAGCCGGTCGGCTCGCGCAACCCGGCGATCCTCTACGGCGTCGGCAACATCGTCGAGAACGCGGTCGATTTCGCCCGTACCACCGTCGAGGTGGACGCGTGGTGGAATAAGGACACGATCGAGCTTCTGATCTCCGACGACGGCCCCGGCATTCCGCCCGACATCCTGAACCGGATCGGCGAGCCCTATCTGTCGCGGCGGCGAAATACGGATGAGGGCGGCAGCGAGCGACGCGGCCTCGGATTGGGCGTGTTCATCGCGCGCACCCTGCTTGAACGCACCGGCGCCAAGGTCTCGTTTACCAACCGGATCTTTCCGGAACACGGCGCCATGGTCCAGATCACTTGGCCGCGACAGCGTTTTGAGGCTATCGAGAGCCTCGAAGAAACAATAGGATAGGCCGCGACCTTGCGTCGCACGACGGGGCCGATCGACTATCGGTGGCCTTGGCACCGCCCGATTGCGAGGCCATATGTAGACGCGTTGGAGAGAGGACAAAACCTTGAACGCCATCGCCGAACTGAACGAACAGACCGACCGCTCGCTGCTCATCGTGGAGGACGACAAGCCGTTCCTGGAGCGGTTGTCACGCGCCATGGAAACACGCGGCTTCGCGGTGACGTCGTGCGACACCGTCTCGGACGGACTTGCGCAGATCGGCAAGGCGGCACCCGCATTCGCCGTGGTCGACCTGCGGCTCGGCGACGGCAACGGCCTCGACGTGGTCTCGGCGCTGAAGAAGAAGCGCCCCGATGCGCGCGCAATCGTGCTGACCGGCTATGGCAACATCGCCACCGCCGTCACCGCGGTGAAGATGGGCGCGATCGACTATCTGTCGAAGCCAGCGGATGCCGACGACGTCGTCGCGGCGCTGCTGTCGACCAGCGCCGACAAGTCCGAACTGCCGACCAACCCGATGTCCGCCGACCGCGTCCGTTGGGAGCACATCCAGCGCATCTACGAGATGTGCAACCGCAACGTCTCGGAAACGGCACGCCGGCTGAACATGCATCGGCGGACGTTGCAGCGGATTCTCGCCAAGCGCGCGCCAAGGTGACGGTGTCATAGTGCCGTAGGGTGGGCAAAGGCGCCAAGCGCCGGGCCCACCATTTTTCTCCGTATTCAAGAAAGACGTGGGCACGCTTCGCTTTGCCCACCCTACAGCGCCGCTGCCGCAGCCCGTGCCCCGGACGCTGCGCAGCACGAAGTGATGCGCTGCAGAGCCGGGGCCCATCCCTCAGCTTGAACCAAGGCCCTCTGGGTCCCGGCTCTGCGCAGCAGCGTTTCACGCTGCGGCGCGTCCGGGACACGAGACCATCCTACTCCCAGAAATCCGCATGCCCTTGCGGGTCGACCAGCCGGTTGATC
The sequence above is drawn from the Bradyrhizobium amphicarpaeae genome and encodes:
- a CDS encoding DUF1330 domain-containing protein, with translation MGHIDPTKDIFAQFRDNNRPGPIHMLNLVRLREEAAYPDGRKASGAEAYAAYGRESGPVFERLGGRIVWQGKFELMLIGPQDERWDHCFIAEYPSVGAFVEMIRDPVYREAVKHRQAAVEDSRLIRHAVLPVGKNFGEIPA
- a CDS encoding ABC transporter substrate-binding protein → MRNGKLHLATALALALSISAANAQKKYDPGASDTEIKIGQTMPFSGPASAYSSIGKTQAAYFKMINDQGGVNGRKINLIQYDDAYSPPKAVEQIRKLVESDEVLLTFQIIGTPVNAAVQKYLNAKKVPQLFAATGASRFTDPKNFPWTMGFNPNYFVEGRIYGQYILKEHPNAKIGVLYQNDDLGKDYLNGIKAGLGDKAAKMIVTEASYEVSDPTVDSQILKIKDAGADLFFSASTPKQAAQAIKKIAEMGWHPVQIVDINATSVGAVLKPAGLDAAKGLISVNYGKEPLDPTWKDDAGLKKYFDFMAKYYPDGDKDSNFNTYGYSTAQLLVHVLKQCGDDLTRENVMKQAASVKDFATDTALPGIKVNTSPTDYRVNKQLQMMKFNGERWELFGPILEDSAPAG
- a CDS encoding transglycosylase domain-containing protein; amino-acid sequence: MAWGKKKGGRKEPLFGLPAALADLRLTPADRIPGGENKPKKSTKSPAKRKSDDSNDEPPRERKAPASRSGAKRRSKSRIGASLGRMVYWGAVLGLWGAIAVIGVVIYVGAHLPPIQSLEIPKRPPTIQIVGIDGSILAQRGEMAGANIALKDLPPYLPKAFIAIEDRRFYSHFGIDPVGILRALVTNVMHRGVSQGGSTLTQQLAKNLFLTQERTVQRKLQEVELAIWLERKHSKDEILELYLNRVYFGSGAYGVEAAAQRYFGKSAKNVTIAEAAMLAGLVKSPSRLAPNRNPEGAEARAQIVLAAMADAKFITDAQAQASIGHPSYNVKPVGAGTINYVADWIGEVLDDLVGQIDESIKVETTIDPKLQSVAEAAIIDELAAKSVKFNVSQGALVAMTPDGAVRAMVGGRNYAESQYNRAVTAKRQPGSSFKPFVYLTALEQGLTPDTMRQDAPIEVKGWKPENYTHEYFGAVSLTQALAMSLNTVAIRLGLEVGPKNVVRTAHRLGISSKLEPNASIALGTSEVSVVELVGAYAPFANGGLAVTPHVVTRIKTLSGKLLYMRQPEERNQVVDPRYVGMMNAMMRETLVSGTAKKAEIPGWPAAGKTGTSQDYRDAWFIGYTANLVTGVWLGNDDNSPTKKATGGGLPVEVWSRFMKTAHEGVPVAALPSTQGGWGLSNLAQAASQVSPPTPAAPGPAVANNGGYRPPPTRANARPEAAAGLDGWLMDRLFGGNR
- a CDS encoding M48 family metallopeptidase, whose product is MICFCAERFPWRRLWQNPGELLLPGLTDMATRALLYRRPHEPKTVLITHGSQYFAIRLRRHRRARRYTLRIHPSDREAILTMPPRGTLAEAKDFAQRHGAWIAARLGRLPKAAPFQPGTVIPLRGTPHRIVHRAGTRGTVWTETRDSGEKILCVAGGLEHVDRRVSDFLKREARHDLQRSSEAYAAELGVKVKRLSIRDQSSRWGSCTSAGSLSFSWRLILAPPFVLDYLAAHEVAHLVEMNHSAKFWRVCGKVCPSMERAKKWLDTYGNDLHRYGVED
- a CDS encoding ABC transporter substrate-binding protein yields the protein MSNRRAFLAATAALAFAFSATQALAQKKYDTGASDTEIKIGQTVPFSGPYSVYANIGKTQAAYFKMINDQGGINGRKINLIQYDDAYSPPKTVEQVRKLVEGDEVLFTFQIIGTAANAAVQKYLNGKKVPQLLASTGAARFNDPQNYPWTIAYNPNYVSEGRIYAKYILKEHPNAKIGVLYQNDDMGRDYLAGLKSGLGDKAASMVVGEVSYEVTDPTVDSQVVKLKSMGVDVFFDASTPKFAAQAIKKLADLGWTPVHILDINASPISATLKPAGLDISKGIISTQYGKEPSDPQWKDDPGVKAFFAFMDKYFPEGDKLNTVNTYAYSVAELLTQVLKQCGDDLTRENIMRQVANIKDFTPSFALPGIKINTGPNDFRVNKQMQMMKFNGERWELFGPIIEDSGPAG